A region of Streptomyces sp. TG1A-60 DNA encodes the following proteins:
- a CDS encoding helix-turn-helix transcriptional regulator, producing MAGSPTARRRRLSIELRKLREKSGLTCAQVGTALDWSGSKVNRMETGSGRVQPSDIDALCRFYDTSDELREFLKSLARQAKTRGWWQEHGAGVPEWFNIYIGLEQDASALRQYQCELVPGLMQTEGYARELHTTGAHMSVQDIDRAVRVRMERQAMLARPDAPDAWFIVNEGAVRNVIGDRALMREQLERVLDSAELPTVTLQVLPFDSGTCPSTGSFTMLGFPAPEDPDLVYRDGITDAVYLEGEHHVREYTRAFDGLRAAALSPHRSAQLIKSTLKEFAR from the coding sequence ATGGCCGGTTCACCGACGGCGCGACGTCGCCGTCTCTCGATCGAGCTGAGGAAGCTTCGCGAGAAGAGCGGGCTCACGTGCGCCCAGGTCGGCACGGCGCTGGACTGGAGCGGCTCCAAAGTCAACCGGATGGAGACGGGCAGCGGCCGGGTCCAACCGTCCGACATCGATGCCCTCTGCCGGTTCTACGACACGAGCGACGAGCTGCGCGAATTCCTCAAGTCACTTGCCCGGCAGGCCAAGACACGCGGCTGGTGGCAGGAGCATGGGGCAGGCGTTCCCGAGTGGTTCAACATCTACATCGGGCTGGAGCAGGATGCCTCCGCGCTCCGCCAGTACCAGTGTGAGTTGGTGCCGGGCCTCATGCAGACCGAGGGGTACGCCCGCGAACTCCACACGACGGGTGCACACATGTCCGTCCAGGACATCGACAGAGCCGTACGCGTCCGCATGGAGCGTCAGGCCATGCTGGCTCGCCCCGACGCCCCCGATGCCTGGTTCATCGTGAACGAAGGTGCCGTGCGCAATGTCATCGGGGATCGGGCACTGATGCGGGAGCAACTCGAACGCGTCCTGGACTCTGCCGAGTTGCCGACCGTGACCCTGCAGGTCCTCCCCTTCGACTCAGGCACCTGTCCGTCCACGGGCTCGTTCACGATGCTCGGCTTTCCCGCCCCGGAAGACCCGGATCTGGTGTACCGGGACGGCATCACCGATGCCGTCTATCTCGAAGGCGAGCATCATGTTCGTGAGTACACCAGGGCGTTCGATGGCTTGCGAGCCGCAGCACTCAGTCCTCACCGCTCCGCCCAGTTGATCAAGTCCACCCTGAAGGAATTCGCCAGATGA
- a CDS encoding ATP-binding protein, whose amino-acid sequence MSRKQWDVTFTADPEEVAVLRRIMRLHLGLWGLHEVVDGAQLCVSELVSNVITHVGHGTPATLAVSMSGTHLRIEVHDPDTRALPALMAADSDSESGRGMALVDAVAERWGVQLLADRKVTWCELPTTLTSPNGHRGGSHVTRAEAVLDLYGRAKPLPTVDSGRLSAATAEEAAIGAIADLLHWLRAHGRDADDALDRAQMHFEAEAGVVGDST is encoded by the coding sequence ATGTCTCGGAAACAGTGGGACGTGACCTTCACGGCCGATCCCGAGGAAGTCGCTGTCCTGCGGCGCATCATGCGGCTCCACCTGGGGCTCTGGGGGCTGCATGAAGTCGTCGACGGGGCTCAACTCTGTGTCAGCGAACTCGTGTCGAACGTCATCACGCATGTCGGTCACGGCACTCCGGCCACACTCGCGGTCTCGATGAGCGGCACTCACCTGCGCATCGAGGTCCACGACCCCGACACGCGGGCCCTGCCCGCGCTCATGGCCGCGGATTCCGACTCGGAGTCCGGGCGCGGCATGGCCCTTGTCGATGCCGTCGCCGAGCGCTGGGGTGTTCAACTCCTCGCCGACCGCAAGGTGACGTGGTGCGAGCTCCCCACCACCCTGACCTCGCCGAACGGCCACCGCGGAGGATCTCACGTGACAAGAGCGGAAGCGGTGCTCGACCTCTATGGCAGGGCGAAGCCGCTGCCAACAGTTGACTCAGGTCGGCTGAGCGCAGCCACGGCAGAGGAGGCAGCGATCGGTGCCATTGCTGACCTTCTCCACTGGCTCCGGGCGCACGGCCGCGATGCGGATGATGCGTTGGACCGAGCCCAGATGCACTTCGAAGCGGAAGCGGGGGTGGTGGGTGACTCGACGTGA